Sequence from the Nitrospirota bacterium genome:
GGCAACCGCAATACTCGTGCTTACGATTGCATTATCGGCGCTCATTGTCGGATATATTTTTGAGCGCCGCACCTGGTGCCGGTATCTCTGCCCGTTGGGCGGCCTGGTGGGCTTTCTGTCACGATGCTCTGCGGTTGAACTCAGGTCAAACTATAACATCTGCAATACAAACTGCCTGAAGCATGACTGCTATGTCGGCAACGAAAAAGGCCCAGGCTGTCCTCTCTTTGAAGGCCCTTTTTCACTCCATTCAAATCAGAACTGTGTGCTTTGCGGCAACTGTGTAAAGATCTGTCCGAACAACTCGCCGGTATTTAATCTGCGCATCCCCGCTCAGGAGCTTTGGGCCTCGTCGAATTTTGAAGCGAGCGGCGTGATTGTCGGTGCGGCACTTATGGGAACGCAGATCTTCAGAGGGTTCGAAATGAATGGGCTGTTGCATTCATTTGAATCAGCTGCCCTTTGGTGGCTTTATGCCGCGTTCCTTATTCTGGGTTGTTCTGGTGCTGTGGTTGCTTTTGCTATAGCAGCCGGCAGGAGATATTTCCCCCGCAGTGAGTCGGCAGACAGAGGTATGTCGCACTTCATATACTGCCTGATTCCGCTTAGCGTTGCCTTTGAAATAAACTTCCATCTGGCAAGGCTCCTGACATCAGGCGGAACGATCTTTCAGGTCCTGGGAAGACAACTCGGTCTTGAGGGATGGTCGCTATCCTTTGCTGCAGCACCCTTCACCATAAAGGTGTTTCAGGTGCTGATCCTGCTGGCAGGCTCTGCCATAAGCCTTAAGATTGCACATACGTTTTCTGAAAGATTTAGTGACGACAGAGCTGCATACAGACCTGCCCTGCTTTTCGCTCTGTTCTACCTGATACTTTTTCTTGCAGTGTAACGGAGAAAGGCTGACTGCTTCTCAGGCAAGCAGTTTTTATGCATTTCCCCGAAGAATGATTACTGAACTACAGAAACCCATCGATATGGCCACCCGCAGGTCAGATGAATCATCATTCTTATCAGATGTGTGCCCGCACCCACGCTATCAGTTGGTTCAGGTCGAGCGCTCCTGATTGTCTGGCAATTTCTTTGCCGGATCTGAACATGACGAGCGTGGGGATGCTCTGTATGCGGTATTGCCCTGCAATCATCTGCTCCTGATCGGTATTGAGCTTTGCAAAGCGCACCTTTGGTTCTAATTGTGCTGCAGCCTGCGCAAATGCCGGGGCCATCATTTTGCATGGGCCGCACCACGCTGCCCAGAAATCTACAACAACTGGAATGTCGCTTCGTGAGATATGCGTCTGGAAGGTCGCGTTGGTCAACTCCATTGGCTTGCCCTGGAAGAGCACGCCCTTGCATTTTCCGCACTTCGGCCCGGCAGAGAGTTTTTCCGCAGGAAGCCTGTTTATACCTGCACATGCAGGACAGACAACATGTATCGCATTGCTCATGATATCAGTATATCAGGAAATCTTCGTGTAACAGAACAGCACACCCTGGCGGATGTCGTGCTCACCAATGTCACTATTTCTTAAGCTCTTCTTCAATCGCTCTCACTGGTATATCAAAGAAGCGATAACAGTCGGAACCCCGCTTCAGATAATAAGGGACGTTCTTTTCATGCACTTTTTCAAAAAGAAACTTTGTGAATAGCTCAAGCATAATTTTATCCAAAATTATATAGCATGCAATATGACTTACAAGTGAAAATTATTTTCGTTTCTTTTCAGGCAGATAGCCCCTTCAATTTTTTAGAATTTCCTTCGGTCGGTTTTTGCAAAAGGTCTGTGGCGGCGCGGCTTACGCATTTCGTTATAACAAAAATAATAATAACAACGACCTTGACAAGCGATGTCATACATTGTAAACATATATCATGGTCGTTTACGAAGAAAACGTTAAGAAGGCGGTTGCTAAGGGCTATTTGCCTAAAGATGTTTTTCTGAGATTCAACAATGTATTCATTGCGCTGGACACAACTCACGACTTGAGTCTTTTTGATATCAAGAAAATAAAATCATCCGAAAAAAGGACATACTATCGTGTCAGGAAAGGAAAATACAGAGCCATATTCTA
This genomic interval carries:
- the trxC gene encoding thioredoxin TrxC is translated as MSNAIHVVCPACAGINRLPAEKLSAGPKCGKCKGVLFQGKPMELTNATFQTHISRSDIPVVVDFWAAWCGPCKMMAPAFAQAAAQLEPKVRFAKLNTDQEQMIAGQYRIQSIPTLVMFRSGKEIARQSGALDLNQLIAWVRAHI